The Prunus persica cultivar Lovell chromosome G7, Prunus_persica_NCBIv2, whole genome shotgun sequence genome has a segment encoding these proteins:
- the LOC109950414 gene encoding uncharacterized protein LOC109950414 — MAVLSSKPLRYKIIRFSSHKYPFSKFKSRQYYNMTCEVFDSNTWAWKRLKNVSLPYCVLLGIDQPYVTSCGAFYWLVRLARSNQVFAFYYEDDKESWEIFDLPTPMEESDRFDYKKLVEYQGRLALIICEGEVMDLWVMENHEKKLWSKRKTWTWSTKVFKQVEGYIPPLAALYNSDIALTKGRDEKLIFYNFEDSSANVVFNNLCND; from the exons ATGGCTGTGTTGAGTTCGAAGCCTTTAAGGTACAAGATTATTCGGTTCTCGAGCCACAAGTATCCTTTCTCCAAGTTCAAGTCAAGACAGTACTATAACATGACATGTGAGGTGTTTGATTCAAACACTTGGGCATGGAAGAGGTTGAAGAATGTTAGTTTACCCTATTGTGTTTTATTGGGCATCGACCAGCCTTATGTAACATCATGCGGCGCGTTCTACTGGCTTGTTCGGCTTGCGAGGAGCAACCAAGTGTTTGCTTTTTATTACGAAGATGATAAAGAGAGTTGGGAGATTTTCGATTTACCAACTCCGATGGAGGAGAGTGACCGTTTCGATTACAAAAAACTCGTGGAGTACCAAGGTAGGCTTGCATTGATCATCTGTGAAGGGGAGGTCATGGACTTGTGGGTTATGGAAAATCATGAGAAAAAGTTATGGAGCAAGAGGAAGACATGGACATGGAGCACTAAAGTGTTTAAACAAGTAGAGGGCTATATTCCTCCTCTTGCAGCACTTTACAACAGTGATATTGCACTTACAAAAGGGCGCGATGAAAAACtcatattttacaattttgaaGATTCTAGTGCTAATGTG GTATTTAATAATTTGTGCAATGATTGA